One Nonomuraea angiospora DNA segment encodes these proteins:
- a CDS encoding GlxA family transcriptional regulator, whose protein sequence is MHTVAVLALDHVVAADLATPIEVFGRARLADGRSPYRILVCAATPQVAGDAFTLIAPHGLRALREADTIVVPGCSERAAPPAPEVLDALRAAAAAGTRIASICAGAFTLAAAGLLDGLSATTHWAAAHRLAQQFPRVDVRPDVLYVDNGQILTSAGAAAGLDLCLHVIRRDFGSAVAADSARLSVMPLEREGGQAQFIVHARPPVPQGSLLEPVLSWIEDNLDQEVTLAEMALRGGMSERTFSRRFREQTGTTPLQWLLRARVRRAQFLLENTDHGVERIATQAGFGSATAFRERFKRVVGVTPQSYRSSFRTNAS, encoded by the coding sequence ATGCACACGGTGGCGGTCCTGGCTCTGGACCATGTGGTGGCGGCCGACCTGGCGACGCCGATCGAGGTGTTCGGGCGGGCCCGGCTGGCGGACGGGCGTAGCCCGTACCGGATCCTGGTCTGCGCCGCGACGCCGCAGGTGGCCGGCGACGCCTTCACGCTCATCGCCCCGCACGGCCTGCGGGCGCTGCGGGAGGCGGACACGATCGTCGTGCCGGGCTGCTCCGAGCGGGCCGCGCCGCCGGCCCCGGAGGTGCTCGACGCCCTGCGCGCGGCGGCCGCCGCAGGCACCCGGATCGCCTCCATCTGCGCGGGCGCGTTCACCCTCGCCGCGGCCGGGCTGCTGGACGGGCTGAGCGCGACCACGCACTGGGCGGCGGCGCACCGGCTGGCCCAGCAGTTCCCCCGGGTGGACGTGCGGCCGGACGTCCTGTACGTCGACAACGGCCAGATCCTGACCTCGGCCGGGGCCGCCGCCGGCCTGGACCTGTGCCTGCACGTCATCCGGCGCGACTTCGGCTCGGCGGTCGCCGCCGACTCGGCCCGGCTGTCGGTGATGCCCCTGGAACGGGAGGGCGGGCAGGCTCAGTTCATCGTCCACGCCCGGCCGCCGGTGCCCCAGGGGTCGCTGCTGGAGCCGGTGCTGTCGTGGATCGAGGACAACCTCGACCAGGAGGTGACCTTGGCGGAGATGGCCCTGCGCGGCGGGATGAGCGAGCGGACCTTCAGCCGCCGCTTCCGCGAGCAGACCGGCACCACGCCGCTGCAGTGGCTGCTGCGCGCCCGCGTACGCCGGGCGCAGTTCCTGCTGGAGAACACCGACCACGGCGTCGAACGCATCGCCACGCAGGCCGGGTTCGGCTCGGCGACGGCGTTCCGGGAGCGGTTCAAGCGGGTCGTCGGCGTCACGCCGCAGTCCTACCGCTCCTCCTTCCGGACGAACGCCTCCTGA
- a CDS encoding DUF6010 family protein: MSVIMPIVIGLICVCLLSLIPEPHRRPFNAVLVGGAGAAYLSGGGLGYWEFVLPVVMTYVAYRGLNSWTWIGVGWLLHTAWDVLHHLQGNPILPFSAISSFGCAICDPVVALWCFAGGPSIFRWVRARRPATPRT, translated from the coding sequence ATGTCCGTCATCATGCCGATCGTCATCGGGCTGATCTGCGTTTGCCTCCTGTCCCTGATCCCCGAGCCGCATCGGCGCCCGTTCAACGCCGTGCTGGTCGGCGGGGCGGGCGCCGCCTACCTCAGCGGGGGCGGGCTCGGGTACTGGGAGTTCGTCCTGCCGGTCGTCATGACCTACGTCGCCTATCGAGGGCTGAACAGCTGGACCTGGATCGGTGTCGGCTGGCTGCTCCACACCGCCTGGGACGTCCTGCACCACCTCCAGGGCAACCCCATCCTGCCCTTCTCCGCCATCTCCTCCTTCGGCTGCGCCATCTGCGACCCGGTCGTGGCGCTGTGGTGCTTCGCGGGCGGGCCGTCGATCTTCCGCTGGGTCCGTGCCCGCAGGCCCGCGACGCCGCGGACGTAG